From a region of the Triticum aestivum cultivar Chinese Spring chromosome 7D, IWGSC CS RefSeq v2.1, whole genome shotgun sequence genome:
- the LOC123167060 gene encoding homeobox-leucine zipper protein HOX2 produces the protein MHRAAGLDLDLGLGLGLASQGSLTSSTTNASSSPASGSHPHAHAHWTGTLSSVVGVAGADQESYGLHHYANQQRKEEPGMRTSTSPESGVSGGIKRGLERTGSGVFPAAGSDEDEDGGDRKKLRLSKDQAAVLEECFKMHSTLNPKQKTALANRLGLRPRQVEVWFQNRRARTKLKQTEVDCEHMKRWCEHLAEQNCRLEKEVAELRALNAAPPAHSGAATGPLTTLTMCLSCKRVASSSSASACNVPSFSANSGIGMPMPTPVALPEHRQFFCRFRDTEVTYGGSSGLVKVVKPAR, from the exons ATGCATCGCGCCGCCGGCCTCGACCTGGACCTCGGGCTGGGGCTGGGGCTCGCCTCGCAGGGCAGCCTCACGTCCTCCACCACCAACGCCTCCTCTTCCCCGGCCTCGGGGTCGCACCCGCACGCGCACGCGCACTGGACCGGCACGCTCAGCTCCGTCGTCGGCGTGGCGGGCGCCGACCAGGAGTCGTACGGGCTGCACCATTATGCCAACCAGCAGCGGAAGGAGGAGCCGGGGATGAGGACGTCCACGTCGCCCGAGAGCGGCGTGAGCGGAGGCATCAAGAGGGGCCTGGAGCGCACCGGCTCCGGCGTCTTCCCCGCCGCGGGcagcgacgaggacgaggacggcggcgaCCGCAAGAAGCTCAGGCTGTCCAAGGACCAGGCCGCCGTCCTCGAGGAGTGCTTCAAGATGCACAGCACGCTCAACCCC AAGCAGAAGACGGCACTGGCGAACCGGCTGGGGCTCCGGCCGCGCCAGGTGGAGGTGTGGTTCCAGAACCGCCGCGCCCGCACCAAGCTCAAGCAGACGGAGGTGGACTGCGAGCACATGAAGCGCTGGTGCGAGCACCTCGCCGAGCAGAACTGCCGCCTCGAGAAGGAGGTGGCCGAGCTCAGGGCGCTCAACGCCGCACCACCAGCGCACAGCGGCGCTGCGACGGGGCCCCTCACCACCCTCACCATGTGCCTCTCCTGCAAGCGCGTCGCGTCGTCGTCCTCTGCCTCGGCCTGCAACGTGCCCAGCTTCTCCGCCAACTCCGGCATCGGCATGCCAATGCCAACCCCAGTGGCACTGCCCGAACATCGGCAGTTCTTCTGCAGGTTCAGGGACACCGAAGTGACGTACGGCGGCTCTTCGGGGCTCGTCAAGGTGGTCAAGCCGGCCAGATAG